The following are encoded together in the Syngnathus typhle isolate RoL2023-S1 ecotype Sweden linkage group LG5, RoL_Styp_1.0, whole genome shotgun sequence genome:
- the tent2 gene encoding poly(A) RNA polymerase GLD2 isoform X4, whose protein sequence is MVGFVASRDMFPRDSSSRRRPAYSPRPACMDPHFYEHRGVDNYDGPPHDSLPPHDWRPCPLPPFPPSQTRSDWRKRKHEDDDFPLVKRRRGDDSSLPPSGNTHIWHDRPCFGSDHTLPGSSRSSSDFDHPHSHVHCNAPTAPCGSMNLNVHDGDKLSFQVANLFEICQQQPSDLCRKETCRSLLQRDMRVSTMGQLYLTGSTMSGLACRSSDADLCYVLHENTKTDPITVLSALQRIMRSMNLVERVHLIRAKVPILRFQERGSNLTFDLNVNNIVGIRNTFLLKSYAYVEPRIRPLILVVKKWAQHRQINDASQGTLSSYTLALMVLHYLQTLQTPVLPSLQMDFPECFDPSLEIDMIPEGAEHIPRFNSRNQSSLGMLLLGFLRYYATEFSWKKTVISVRVGKALPRHNHPKWKDTLLCVEEPFERKNVARAVNKQAKFDYIKSQFLESWLMLRKEMDLNSILPMQEIIDEETSWK, encoded by the exons ATGGTAGGTTTTG TGGCTTCGCGAGACATGTTCCCACGTGATTCGTCATCGAGGAGGCGACCAGCCTACAGCCCACGGCCCGCTTGCATGGATCCCCACTTTTATGAGCACAGAGGAGTTGACAA CTATGATGGCCCACCACATGACAGCTTGCCTCCTCATGATTGGAGGCCTTGCCCATTACCTCCCTTTCCACCTTCTCAAACTAGGAGTGACTGGCGCAA GAGAAAACACGAGGACGATGACTTCCCGCTTGTGAAGCGCCGACGTGGCGACGACTCGTCCCTCCCCCCTTCAGGAAATACTCACATTTGGCACGATCGGCCCTGTTTTGGATCTGACCATACATTGCCGGGCTCCTCAAGATCATCCTCAGATTTTGATCACCCTCATTCCCATGTGCACTGTAACGCTCCCACAGCCCCGTGTGGCTCCATGAACCTGAACGTCCATGATGGCGACAAG CTAAGCTTTCAGGTGGCCAATCTGTTTGAGATATGCCAGCAGCAGCCTTCGGATTTATGTCGGAAAGAGACGTGCAGAAGTTTGCTGCAACGAGACATGCGTGTCTCCACAA TGGGGCAACTGTATTTGACGGGATCCACCATGAGCGGATTAGCCTGCCGGAGCAGCGATGCCGATTTGTGTTACGTCCTCCATGAAAAT aCAAAAACAGATCCAATTACAGTGCTCTCTGCCCTCCAAAGGATTATGAGGTCAATGA ATTTAGTCGAGCGGGTACATCTGATCAGAGCCAAAGTGCCCATCCTCAGGTTCCAAGAGAGAGGCAG CAATCTGACTTTTGACCTGAACGTGAACAACATAGTGGGGATCCGAAACACATTCCTTCTGAAGAGTTATGCTTACG TTGAGCCCAGGATACGACCACTCATCCTTGTTGTCAAGAAGTGGGCACAGCATCGTCAAATCAATGATGCCAGTCAAGGAACGTTAAGCAGCTACACGTTGGCGCTGATGGTGCTGCACTACCTTCAGA CCCTTCAAACACCAGTGCTTCCTTCACTGCAGATGGATTTTCCA GAGTGTTTTGATCCCTCTTTGGAGATTGACATGATCCCCGAGGGAGCCGAACACATCCCCCGCTTCAATTCACGAAACCAATCGTCTCTGGGAATGCTGCTTCTGGGCTTTCTCAGATATTATGCGACCGAATTCAG CTGGAAGAAAACCGTGATTTCTGTACGAGTTGGCAAAGCGCTGCCCAGGCACAATCATCCAAAGTGGAAAGACACACTCCTATGTGTAGAAG AGCCGTTTGAGAGAAAAAATGTTGCCCGGGCAGTCAACAAGCAGGCCAAATTTGATTACATTAAATCTCAGTTTCTTGAG TCCTGGCTAATGCTACGGAAGGAAATGGACCTAAACTCCATTCTTCCTATGCAAGAGATCATTGATGAGGAAACATCCTGGAAATAA
- the LOC133153894 gene encoding uncharacterized protein LOC133153894 isoform X2, which produces MKQGEPRHAWMKTFVKCLGSKTVTIVIHTEKKPYKPGEGIQVIVEAINRSTCSLMLKYILQRKQSRISPGKRITGVCPIAEKVAKRVRAYSRKTMLDVITIPRGSPPTISMGSPIELHYELKVCVYMTGSNSAYLSWPIVVLPCSLHSAKRHQQSLNALTPGDVLHPIPNQQKPRPGKPPRKANSMELPPAF; this is translated from the exons ATGAAACAAGGG gaacCTCGGCATGCTTGGATGAAGACATTTGTCAAATGCCTTGGCTCTAAAACAGTAACAATTGTTATTCACACTGAAAAGAAACCCTACAAACCAG GCGAAGGCATCCAAGTCATTGTTGAAGCCATCAACAGGTCGACTTGCTCGTTGATGCTCAAGTACATATTGCAACGGAAGCAAAGTCGGATTTCCCCGGGTAAAAGGATAACTGGCGTGTGTCCAATCGCTGAGAAAGTTGCCAAGCGTGTTCGCGCCTACAGCAGAAAGACGATGCTCGATGTGATCACCATCCCGAGAGGGAGCCCTCCCACCATCTCCATGGGTTCACCCATTGAACTTCACTACGAGTTGAAG GTCTGTGTGTATATGACTGGCTCAAACTCAGCTTATCTCAGCTGGCCAATAGTTGTGCTCCCCTGCAGTCTACATTCCGCCAAACGACATCAACAGTCACTCAATGCTTTAACTCCGGGAGATGTTCTTCATCCAATCCCAAACCAGCAAAAGCCGAGACCTGGGAAACCACCACGAAAAGCCAACTCTATGGAACTGCCTCCTGCATTTTGA
- the tent2 gene encoding poly(A) RNA polymerase GLD2 isoform X3 — MVGFAVASRDMFPRDSSSRRRPAYSPRPACMDPHFYEHRGVDNYDGPPHDSLPPHDWRPCPLPPFPPSQTRSDWRKRKHEDDDFPLVKRRRGDDSSLPPSGNTHIWHDRPCFGSDHTLPGSSRSSSDFDHPHSHVHCNAPTAPCGSMNLNVHDGDKLSFQVANLFEICQQQPSDLCRKETCRSLLQRDMRVSTMGQLYLTGSTMSGLACRSSDADLCYVLHENTKTDPITVLSALQRIMRSMNLVERVHLIRAKVPILRFQERGSNLTFDLNVNNIVGIRNTFLLKSYAYVEPRIRPLILVVKKWAQHRQINDASQGTLSSYTLALMVLHYLQTLQTPVLPSLQMDFPECFDPSLEIDMIPEGAEHIPRFNSRNQSSLGMLLLGFLRYYATEFSWKKTVISVRVGKALPRHNHPKWKDTLLCVEEPFERKNVARAVNKQAKFDYIKSQFLESWLMLRKEMDLNSILPMQEIIDEETSWK; from the exons ATGGTAGGTTTTG CAGTGGCTTCGCGAGACATGTTCCCACGTGATTCGTCATCGAGGAGGCGACCAGCCTACAGCCCACGGCCCGCTTGCATGGATCCCCACTTTTATGAGCACAGAGGAGTTGACAA CTATGATGGCCCACCACATGACAGCTTGCCTCCTCATGATTGGAGGCCTTGCCCATTACCTCCCTTTCCACCTTCTCAAACTAGGAGTGACTGGCGCAA GAGAAAACACGAGGACGATGACTTCCCGCTTGTGAAGCGCCGACGTGGCGACGACTCGTCCCTCCCCCCTTCAGGAAATACTCACATTTGGCACGATCGGCCCTGTTTTGGATCTGACCATACATTGCCGGGCTCCTCAAGATCATCCTCAGATTTTGATCACCCTCATTCCCATGTGCACTGTAACGCTCCCACAGCCCCGTGTGGCTCCATGAACCTGAACGTCCATGATGGCGACAAG CTAAGCTTTCAGGTGGCCAATCTGTTTGAGATATGCCAGCAGCAGCCTTCGGATTTATGTCGGAAAGAGACGTGCAGAAGTTTGCTGCAACGAGACATGCGTGTCTCCACAA TGGGGCAACTGTATTTGACGGGATCCACCATGAGCGGATTAGCCTGCCGGAGCAGCGATGCCGATTTGTGTTACGTCCTCCATGAAAAT aCAAAAACAGATCCAATTACAGTGCTCTCTGCCCTCCAAAGGATTATGAGGTCAATGA ATTTAGTCGAGCGGGTACATCTGATCAGAGCCAAAGTGCCCATCCTCAGGTTCCAAGAGAGAGGCAG CAATCTGACTTTTGACCTGAACGTGAACAACATAGTGGGGATCCGAAACACATTCCTTCTGAAGAGTTATGCTTACG TTGAGCCCAGGATACGACCACTCATCCTTGTTGTCAAGAAGTGGGCACAGCATCGTCAAATCAATGATGCCAGTCAAGGAACGTTAAGCAGCTACACGTTGGCGCTGATGGTGCTGCACTACCTTCAGA CCCTTCAAACACCAGTGCTTCCTTCACTGCAGATGGATTTTCCA GAGTGTTTTGATCCCTCTTTGGAGATTGACATGATCCCCGAGGGAGCCGAACACATCCCCCGCTTCAATTCACGAAACCAATCGTCTCTGGGAATGCTGCTTCTGGGCTTTCTCAGATATTATGCGACCGAATTCAG CTGGAAGAAAACCGTGATTTCTGTACGAGTTGGCAAAGCGCTGCCCAGGCACAATCATCCAAAGTGGAAAGACACACTCCTATGTGTAGAAG AGCCGTTTGAGAGAAAAAATGTTGCCCGGGCAGTCAACAAGCAGGCCAAATTTGATTACATTAAATCTCAGTTTCTTGAG TCCTGGCTAATGCTACGGAAGGAAATGGACCTAAACTCCATTCTTCCTATGCAAGAGATCATTGATGAGGAAACATCCTGGAAATAA
- the tent2 gene encoding poly(A) RNA polymerase GLD2 isoform X2, with protein MVGFVASRDMFPRDSSSRRRPAYSPRPACMDPHFYEHRGVDNMCFNSYDGPPHDSLPPHDWRPCPLPPFPPSQTRSDWRKRKHEDDDFPLVKRRRGDDSSLPPSGNTHIWHDRPCFGSDHTLPGSSRSSSDFDHPHSHVHCNAPTAPCGSMNLNVHDGDKLSFQVANLFEICQQQPSDLCRKETCRSLLQRDMRVSTMGQLYLTGSTMSGLACRSSDADLCYVLHENTKTDPITVLSALQRIMRSMNLVERVHLIRAKVPILRFQERGSNLTFDLNVNNIVGIRNTFLLKSYAYVEPRIRPLILVVKKWAQHRQINDASQGTLSSYTLALMVLHYLQTLQTPVLPSLQMDFPECFDPSLEIDMIPEGAEHIPRFNSRNQSSLGMLLLGFLRYYATEFSWKKTVISVRVGKALPRHNHPKWKDTLLCVEEPFERKNVARAVNKQAKFDYIKSQFLESWLMLRKEMDLNSILPMQEIIDEETSWK; from the exons ATGGTAGGTTTTG TGGCTTCGCGAGACATGTTCCCACGTGATTCGTCATCGAGGAGGCGACCAGCCTACAGCCCACGGCCCGCTTGCATGGATCCCCACTTTTATGAGCACAGAGGAGTTGACAA TATGTGTTTCAATAGCTATGATGGCCCACCACATGACAGCTTGCCTCCTCATGATTGGAGGCCTTGCCCATTACCTCCCTTTCCACCTTCTCAAACTAGGAGTGACTGGCGCAA GAGAAAACACGAGGACGATGACTTCCCGCTTGTGAAGCGCCGACGTGGCGACGACTCGTCCCTCCCCCCTTCAGGAAATACTCACATTTGGCACGATCGGCCCTGTTTTGGATCTGACCATACATTGCCGGGCTCCTCAAGATCATCCTCAGATTTTGATCACCCTCATTCCCATGTGCACTGTAACGCTCCCACAGCCCCGTGTGGCTCCATGAACCTGAACGTCCATGATGGCGACAAG CTAAGCTTTCAGGTGGCCAATCTGTTTGAGATATGCCAGCAGCAGCCTTCGGATTTATGTCGGAAAGAGACGTGCAGAAGTTTGCTGCAACGAGACATGCGTGTCTCCACAA TGGGGCAACTGTATTTGACGGGATCCACCATGAGCGGATTAGCCTGCCGGAGCAGCGATGCCGATTTGTGTTACGTCCTCCATGAAAAT aCAAAAACAGATCCAATTACAGTGCTCTCTGCCCTCCAAAGGATTATGAGGTCAATGA ATTTAGTCGAGCGGGTACATCTGATCAGAGCCAAAGTGCCCATCCTCAGGTTCCAAGAGAGAGGCAG CAATCTGACTTTTGACCTGAACGTGAACAACATAGTGGGGATCCGAAACACATTCCTTCTGAAGAGTTATGCTTACG TTGAGCCCAGGATACGACCACTCATCCTTGTTGTCAAGAAGTGGGCACAGCATCGTCAAATCAATGATGCCAGTCAAGGAACGTTAAGCAGCTACACGTTGGCGCTGATGGTGCTGCACTACCTTCAGA CCCTTCAAACACCAGTGCTTCCTTCACTGCAGATGGATTTTCCA GAGTGTTTTGATCCCTCTTTGGAGATTGACATGATCCCCGAGGGAGCCGAACACATCCCCCGCTTCAATTCACGAAACCAATCGTCTCTGGGAATGCTGCTTCTGGGCTTTCTCAGATATTATGCGACCGAATTCAG CTGGAAGAAAACCGTGATTTCTGTACGAGTTGGCAAAGCGCTGCCCAGGCACAATCATCCAAAGTGGAAAGACACACTCCTATGTGTAGAAG AGCCGTTTGAGAGAAAAAATGTTGCCCGGGCAGTCAACAAGCAGGCCAAATTTGATTACATTAAATCTCAGTTTCTTGAG TCCTGGCTAATGCTACGGAAGGAAATGGACCTAAACTCCATTCTTCCTATGCAAGAGATCATTGATGAGGAAACATCCTGGAAATAA
- the tent2 gene encoding poly(A) RNA polymerase GLD2 isoform X5 produces MFPRDSSSRRRPAYSPRPACMDPHFYEHRGVDNYDGPPHDSLPPHDWRPCPLPPFPPSQTRSDWRKRKHEDDDFPLVKRRRGDDSSLPPSGNTHIWHDRPCFGSDHTLPGSSRSSSDFDHPHSHVHCNAPTAPCGSMNLNVHDGDKLSFQVANLFEICQQQPSDLCRKETCRSLLQRDMRVSTMGQLYLTGSTMSGLACRSSDADLCYVLHENTKTDPITVLSALQRIMRSMNLVERVHLIRAKVPILRFQERGSNLTFDLNVNNIVGIRNTFLLKSYAYVEPRIRPLILVVKKWAQHRQINDASQGTLSSYTLALMVLHYLQTLQTPVLPSLQMDFPECFDPSLEIDMIPEGAEHIPRFNSRNQSSLGMLLLGFLRYYATEFSWKKTVISVRVGKALPRHNHPKWKDTLLCVEEPFERKNVARAVNKQAKFDYIKSQFLESWLMLRKEMDLNSILPMQEIIDEETSWK; encoded by the exons ATGTTCCCACGTGATTCGTCATCGAGGAGGCGACCAGCCTACAGCCCACGGCCCGCTTGCATGGATCCCCACTTTTATGAGCACAGAGGAGTTGACAA CTATGATGGCCCACCACATGACAGCTTGCCTCCTCATGATTGGAGGCCTTGCCCATTACCTCCCTTTCCACCTTCTCAAACTAGGAGTGACTGGCGCAA GAGAAAACACGAGGACGATGACTTCCCGCTTGTGAAGCGCCGACGTGGCGACGACTCGTCCCTCCCCCCTTCAGGAAATACTCACATTTGGCACGATCGGCCCTGTTTTGGATCTGACCATACATTGCCGGGCTCCTCAAGATCATCCTCAGATTTTGATCACCCTCATTCCCATGTGCACTGTAACGCTCCCACAGCCCCGTGTGGCTCCATGAACCTGAACGTCCATGATGGCGACAAG CTAAGCTTTCAGGTGGCCAATCTGTTTGAGATATGCCAGCAGCAGCCTTCGGATTTATGTCGGAAAGAGACGTGCAGAAGTTTGCTGCAACGAGACATGCGTGTCTCCACAA TGGGGCAACTGTATTTGACGGGATCCACCATGAGCGGATTAGCCTGCCGGAGCAGCGATGCCGATTTGTGTTACGTCCTCCATGAAAAT aCAAAAACAGATCCAATTACAGTGCTCTCTGCCCTCCAAAGGATTATGAGGTCAATGA ATTTAGTCGAGCGGGTACATCTGATCAGAGCCAAAGTGCCCATCCTCAGGTTCCAAGAGAGAGGCAG CAATCTGACTTTTGACCTGAACGTGAACAACATAGTGGGGATCCGAAACACATTCCTTCTGAAGAGTTATGCTTACG TTGAGCCCAGGATACGACCACTCATCCTTGTTGTCAAGAAGTGGGCACAGCATCGTCAAATCAATGATGCCAGTCAAGGAACGTTAAGCAGCTACACGTTGGCGCTGATGGTGCTGCACTACCTTCAGA CCCTTCAAACACCAGTGCTTCCTTCACTGCAGATGGATTTTCCA GAGTGTTTTGATCCCTCTTTGGAGATTGACATGATCCCCGAGGGAGCCGAACACATCCCCCGCTTCAATTCACGAAACCAATCGTCTCTGGGAATGCTGCTTCTGGGCTTTCTCAGATATTATGCGACCGAATTCAG CTGGAAGAAAACCGTGATTTCTGTACGAGTTGGCAAAGCGCTGCCCAGGCACAATCATCCAAAGTGGAAAGACACACTCCTATGTGTAGAAG AGCCGTTTGAGAGAAAAAATGTTGCCCGGGCAGTCAACAAGCAGGCCAAATTTGATTACATTAAATCTCAGTTTCTTGAG TCCTGGCTAATGCTACGGAAGGAAATGGACCTAAACTCCATTCTTCCTATGCAAGAGATCATTGATGAGGAAACATCCTGGAAATAA
- the tent2 gene encoding poly(A) RNA polymerase GLD2 isoform X1 yields MVGFAVASRDMFPRDSSSRRRPAYSPRPACMDPHFYEHRGVDNMCFNSYDGPPHDSLPPHDWRPCPLPPFPPSQTRSDWRKRKHEDDDFPLVKRRRGDDSSLPPSGNTHIWHDRPCFGSDHTLPGSSRSSSDFDHPHSHVHCNAPTAPCGSMNLNVHDGDKLSFQVANLFEICQQQPSDLCRKETCRSLLQRDMRVSTMGQLYLTGSTMSGLACRSSDADLCYVLHENTKTDPITVLSALQRIMRSMNLVERVHLIRAKVPILRFQERGSNLTFDLNVNNIVGIRNTFLLKSYAYVEPRIRPLILVVKKWAQHRQINDASQGTLSSYTLALMVLHYLQTLQTPVLPSLQMDFPECFDPSLEIDMIPEGAEHIPRFNSRNQSSLGMLLLGFLRYYATEFSWKKTVISVRVGKALPRHNHPKWKDTLLCVEEPFERKNVARAVNKQAKFDYIKSQFLESWLMLRKEMDLNSILPMQEIIDEETSWK; encoded by the exons ATGGTAGGTTTTG CAGTGGCTTCGCGAGACATGTTCCCACGTGATTCGTCATCGAGGAGGCGACCAGCCTACAGCCCACGGCCCGCTTGCATGGATCCCCACTTTTATGAGCACAGAGGAGTTGACAA TATGTGTTTCAATAGCTATGATGGCCCACCACATGACAGCTTGCCTCCTCATGATTGGAGGCCTTGCCCATTACCTCCCTTTCCACCTTCTCAAACTAGGAGTGACTGGCGCAA GAGAAAACACGAGGACGATGACTTCCCGCTTGTGAAGCGCCGACGTGGCGACGACTCGTCCCTCCCCCCTTCAGGAAATACTCACATTTGGCACGATCGGCCCTGTTTTGGATCTGACCATACATTGCCGGGCTCCTCAAGATCATCCTCAGATTTTGATCACCCTCATTCCCATGTGCACTGTAACGCTCCCACAGCCCCGTGTGGCTCCATGAACCTGAACGTCCATGATGGCGACAAG CTAAGCTTTCAGGTGGCCAATCTGTTTGAGATATGCCAGCAGCAGCCTTCGGATTTATGTCGGAAAGAGACGTGCAGAAGTTTGCTGCAACGAGACATGCGTGTCTCCACAA TGGGGCAACTGTATTTGACGGGATCCACCATGAGCGGATTAGCCTGCCGGAGCAGCGATGCCGATTTGTGTTACGTCCTCCATGAAAAT aCAAAAACAGATCCAATTACAGTGCTCTCTGCCCTCCAAAGGATTATGAGGTCAATGA ATTTAGTCGAGCGGGTACATCTGATCAGAGCCAAAGTGCCCATCCTCAGGTTCCAAGAGAGAGGCAG CAATCTGACTTTTGACCTGAACGTGAACAACATAGTGGGGATCCGAAACACATTCCTTCTGAAGAGTTATGCTTACG TTGAGCCCAGGATACGACCACTCATCCTTGTTGTCAAGAAGTGGGCACAGCATCGTCAAATCAATGATGCCAGTCAAGGAACGTTAAGCAGCTACACGTTGGCGCTGATGGTGCTGCACTACCTTCAGA CCCTTCAAACACCAGTGCTTCCTTCACTGCAGATGGATTTTCCA GAGTGTTTTGATCCCTCTTTGGAGATTGACATGATCCCCGAGGGAGCCGAACACATCCCCCGCTTCAATTCACGAAACCAATCGTCTCTGGGAATGCTGCTTCTGGGCTTTCTCAGATATTATGCGACCGAATTCAG CTGGAAGAAAACCGTGATTTCTGTACGAGTTGGCAAAGCGCTGCCCAGGCACAATCATCCAAAGTGGAAAGACACACTCCTATGTGTAGAAG AGCCGTTTGAGAGAAAAAATGTTGCCCGGGCAGTCAACAAGCAGGCCAAATTTGATTACATTAAATCTCAGTTTCTTGAG TCCTGGCTAATGCTACGGAAGGAAATGGACCTAAACTCCATTCTTCCTATGCAAGAGATCATTGATGAGGAAACATCCTGGAAATAA
- the LOC133153894 gene encoding uncharacterized protein LOC133153894 isoform X1: protein MNMEGIVENGSPFHPKSDINVAPVMEPRHAWMKTFVKCLGSKTVTIVIHTEKKPYKPGEGIQVIVEAINRSTCSLMLKYILQRKQSRISPGKRITGVCPIAEKVAKRVRAYSRKTMLDVITIPRGSPPTISMGSPIELHYELKVCVYMTGSNSAYLSWPIVVLPCSLHSAKRHQQSLNALTPGDVLHPIPNQQKPRPGKPPRKANSMELPPAF from the exons ATGAATATGGAAGGAATTGTTGAAAATGGATCCCCATTCCATCCAAAAAGTGACATAAATGTGGCTCCAGttatg gaacCTCGGCATGCTTGGATGAAGACATTTGTCAAATGCCTTGGCTCTAAAACAGTAACAATTGTTATTCACACTGAAAAGAAACCCTACAAACCAG GCGAAGGCATCCAAGTCATTGTTGAAGCCATCAACAGGTCGACTTGCTCGTTGATGCTCAAGTACATATTGCAACGGAAGCAAAGTCGGATTTCCCCGGGTAAAAGGATAACTGGCGTGTGTCCAATCGCTGAGAAAGTTGCCAAGCGTGTTCGCGCCTACAGCAGAAAGACGATGCTCGATGTGATCACCATCCCGAGAGGGAGCCCTCCCACCATCTCCATGGGTTCACCCATTGAACTTCACTACGAGTTGAAG GTCTGTGTGTATATGACTGGCTCAAACTCAGCTTATCTCAGCTGGCCAATAGTTGTGCTCCCCTGCAGTCTACATTCCGCCAAACGACATCAACAGTCACTCAATGCTTTAACTCCGGGAGATGTTCTTCATCCAATCCCAAACCAGCAAAAGCCGAGACCTGGGAAACCACCACGAAAAGCCAACTCTATGGAACTGCCTCCTGCATTTTGA